A region from the Vicia villosa cultivar HV-30 ecotype Madison, WI linkage group LG3, Vvil1.0, whole genome shotgun sequence genome encodes:
- the LOC131656085 gene encoding plasmodesmata-located protein 7-like, which yields MVKTKTFISLLFFSIFILHSLSFSTDTFIYGGCTQQTFTSTSPYEFNLNSLLTSLVNSATYTSYNNFTIVASNPNDIAYGLYQCRGDLSMPDCASCVSRAVSRAGDICPTTCGGVVQLEGCYVKYDNVKFLGVEDKTVVLKKCGSSIGYDPNTRDAVLAGLVGSGGYFRVGGSGQVKGTVQCIGDLSFLECQDCVSEAVRRLRSDCPAADYGDMFLAKCYARYSTGGAGGGHAYSKSHGKSDNDNEKTFAIIIGLLAAVAILIIFLAFLRRICEGHQGK from the exons ATGGTCAAAACAAAAACATTCATCTCCCTCTTGTTCTTCTCAATCTTCATTCTCCATTCTCTTTCCTTCTCCACAGACACATTCATCTACGGCGGTTGCACACAACAAACATTCACCTCAACCTCCCCTTACGAGTTCAACCTCAACTCCCTCCTCACTTCCCTAGTCAACTCAGCAACCTACACATCCTACAACAACTTCACAATCGTCGCTTCAAATCCCAACGACATCGCTTACGGTCTCTACCAATGCCGCGGCGACCTCTCCATGCCAGACTGCGCCTCCTGCGTCTCACGCGCTGTCTCACGCGCCGGTGACATATGTCCAACAACATGCGGTGGCGTAGTACAGTTAGAGGGATGTTACGTGAAATATGACAATGTTAAGTTTTTGGGCGTGGAGGATAAAACGGTGGTGTTGAAGAAATGTGGGTCTTCTATCGGGTATGACCCGAATACCCGAGATGCTGTGTTGGCTGGGTTGGTGGGTTCGGGTGGATATTTTCGGGTTGGTGGGTCGGGTCAGGTGAAGGGAACGGTGCAGTGTATTGGGGATTTGAGTTTTTTGGAGTGTCAGGATTGTGTTTCAGAGGCGGTCCGACGGCTGAGAAGTGATTGCCCGGCTGCGGATTACGGAGATATGTTTTTAGCCAAGTGTTATGCGAGGTACTCTACTGGTGGTGCTGGTGGTGGCCATGCTTATTCCAAATCTCATG GTAAATCAGACAACGATAATGAGAAGACATTTGCCATAATTATTGGATTATTAGCCGCTGTAGCTATACTTATAATCTTCCTAGCTTTCTTGAGAAGGATTTGTGAGGGACACCAAG GTAAATAA